In Cheilinus undulatus linkage group 16, ASM1832078v1, whole genome shotgun sequence, one DNA window encodes the following:
- the LOC121524050 gene encoding gastrula zinc finger protein XlCGF57.1-like, whose amino-acid sequence MSGFQGLSVFPVEVHQLLEGKEEVLLDQQERDSSRNQDIIKSPYVKDEPEELLNSQNGEQLHKPENTNIIKFTFVPAPMKSEEEEDKLQSTHLLQIKTEQMENGCDGEDFGEPSATTYLDPERILQTETEIKIEDSSGIETDDSADWMETTEQQSGSKPVGKLKNNGRKRDKRAHRCTECGKRFKRKGHLNYHMKIHSSEKPFSCSECGKCFKIQGSLKEHMRVHTGEKPFDCSECDKGFSRQRYLNLHMRTHLEEKPSDCGKRVNEASHMLVPTRRKRFTCSDCGKRFSQKCNLKTHSRIHSGEKPYSCSECGKKFMHKHLVTNHMRGHTGDKPFNCSVCGKKFNQQYDLTCHMRCHTGEKPFKCSQCGKRFSRNENLTRHMLIHTREKLSPTEYGKELIPKEQLMKKTHAAEKRLSCSECGKKFDYKYELINHMRSHTKEKPFSCSECDQRFSLRCNLTRHRRRTHTREKLLNCSKCVKRFVRQDSLTKHMLVHTQQERESLELLLPC is encoded by the exons ATGTCCGGGTTTCAGGGcctttcag TCTTTCCTGTGGAGGTCCATCAGCTTTTAGAGGGAAAAGAAGAGGTGTTGCTTGATCAGCAGGAGAGAGACTCCAGTCGAAACCAGGATATTATCAAGTCTCCATATGTTAAAGATGAACCGGAGGAATTGTTGAACAGTCAGAATGGTGAGCAACTTCACAAACCAGAGAACACTAATATCATCAAGTTCACTTTTGTTCCTGCCCCTATGAAgagtgaagaagaggaggacaaACTTCAGTCTACACATCTTcttcaaataaaaactgaacagatGGAAAATGGATGTGATGGAGAGGACTTTGGAGAACCGAGTGCAACCACATACCTTGATCCAGAGAGAATTTTACAGACAGAGACTGAGATCAAGATTGAAGACTCCTCTGGGAttgagactgatgacagtgctgattGGATGGagacaacagaacagcagtCAGGTTCAAAGCCAGTGGGAAAACTCAAGAATAATGGTAGAAAAAGGGATAAGAGAGCACATCGCTGCACTGAGTGTGGGAAAAGATTTAAACGTAAAGGTCATCTTAATTATCACATGAAAATTCACTCAtcagagaaacccttcagctgctcagagtgtggtaaatgttttaaaatccaAGGGTCTCTTAAGGAGCATATGagagttcacacaggagagaaaccctttgaCTGCTCTGAGTGTGATAAAGGGTTTTCACGACAGAGATATTTGAACTTACACATGAGAACACACTTGGAAGAGAAACCCTCTGATTGTGGTAAAAGAGTTAACGAGGCCAGTCACATGTTAGTTCCCACAAGACGGAAACGTTTTACGTGCTCTGattgtggtaaaagatttagcCAAAAATGTAATCTGAAAACACACAGCAGAATTCATTCAGGAGAGAAGCCTTatagctgctctgagtgtggtaagaAATTTATGCATAAACATCTTGTCACAAATCATATGAGAGGTCACACAGGAGATAAACCCTTTAACTGTTCtgtgtgtggaaaaaaattTAACCAACAGTATGATCTTACATGCCATATGAGAtgtcacacaggagagaaacccttcaaaTGCTCTCAGTGTGGAAAAAGATTTAGTCGCAATGAAAATCTGACCAGACACATGCTTATTCACACTAGAGAGAAACTCTCCCCCACTGAGTACGGGAAAGAATTAATCCCTAAAGAGCAACTGATGAAAAAGACCCATGCAGCAGAGAAACGTcttagctgctctgagtgtggtaagaAATTTGATTATAAATATGAACTCATAAATCATATGAGAAGTCACACAaaagagaaacccttcagctgctctgaatgtGACCAAAGATTTAGCCTTAGATGTAATTTGACCAGACACAGGAGAAGAACTCACACAAGAGAGAAACTCTTGAACTGCTCAAAATGTGTTAAACGATTTGTCCGACAAGATTCTCTGACCAAACATATGTTAGTTCACACTCAACAGGAAAGAGAAAGTCTTGAACTGCTCCTACCGTGTTAA
- the LOC121524049 gene encoding gastrula zinc finger protein XlCGF57.1-like produces the protein MSTDLQERNSCLNQEITKAPHFKESPEELLSSQEGKQYHWLENADKIKFTFVPVPVKNEKDEEKPHSQLHQRPTELMETPADEENCAEAAAWYDDPEGDLQLETVVKSEDSSEADTDDSADWRETTEHQPGINTVENIKNKRSETSWKKKRYHCSECGRIYKMKRQLMKHMILHTGEKPVSCSKCGKMFSQRRFLAQHMKKHLEEKPGQPECGKEIDQTNHMLVHTRQKFFSCTVCGKTFICKASLARHRRTHSGGKRFGCSNCGKTFDNMSDLDKHRRTHSRKKPFRCSECGKKFKSLDSVVTHHKRCHAGEKKPFNCLECGKHFNSNCHLKKHMDIHSREKLFNSTECKKELSLKDLVMKQMETHTAEKRFSCFKCGKSFKSSTNLSNHKLVHTKTKTFTCSECGKRYRRSSSLTKHMRTHTGEKPFVCSECGKRFAEKIHVVVHMRTHSGEQPFSCSECGKTFIYKAGLTRHMLVHTKQKSFICSECGKNFTLRQHLTQHMITHSGEKPFSCSECGKKFTRQGYLKVHKSIHIREKVETQGMNT, from the coding sequence ATGTCCACTGATCTGCAGGAGAGGAACTCCTGTCTGAACCAGGAGATTACCAAGGCCCCACATTTTAAAGAGTCACCGGAGGAATTGTTGAGCAGTCAGGAAGGAAAGCAGTATCACTGGCTAGAGAATGCTGATAAAATCAAGTTCACTTTTGTTCCTGTCCCTGTCAAGAATGAAAAAGATGAAGAGAAACCCCACTCACAGCTTCACCAAAGACCTACTGAACTGATGGAAACACCAGCTGATGAGGAAAACTGTGCAGAAGCAGCAGCTTGGTATGATGATCCAGAGGGAGATTTACAACTAGAGACTGTGGTGAAGAGTGAGGACTCTTCTGAAGCTGACactgatgacagtgctgattggagggagactacagaacatcagccTGGTATAAACACAgtagaaaacatcaaaaataagaGAAGCGAAACTTCTTGGAAGAAGAAACGATATcactgctctgagtgtggtagaatatataaaatgaaaagGCAGCTAATGAAACATATGATACTTCACACAGGAGAAAAACCTGTCAGCTGTtctaaatgtggtaaaatgttTTCTCAACGGAGGTTTTTGGCCCAACACATGAAAAAACACTTAGAAGAGAAACCTGGTCAGCCTGAGTGTGGCAAAGAAATTGACCAAACCAATCACATGTTAGTTCACACAAGACAGAAATTCTTCAGCTGTACTGTGTGTGGTAAAACATTCATCTGTAAAGCTTCCCTGGCCAGACACCGGAGAACTCATTCAGGAGGGAAACGCTTTGGATGCTCAAATTGTGGTAAAACATTTGACAATATGAGTGATCTGGACAAACACAGGAGAACTCATTCAAGAAAGAAGCCTTTTAgatgctctgagtgtggtaagaAATTTAAGAGTCTGGATTCTGTTGTTACACATCATAAGAGATGTCATGCAGGAGAAAAAAAGCCATTCAACTGCTTAGAGTGTGGGAAACATTTTAATTCCAATTGTCATCTGAAAAAGCACATGGATATCCACTCTAGAGAGAAACTCTTTAACTCCACTGAGTGCAAGAAAGAATTAAGTCTTAAAGATTTGGTGATGAAACAGATGGAGACCCACACAGCAGAGAAACGCTTCAGCTGCTTTAAGTGTGGAAAAAGTTTTAAGAGTTCAACTAATCTGTCTAACCATAAGTTAGTTCACACTAAAACGAAAACCTTTAcatgctctgagtgtggtaagcGATATCGTCGAAGCAGTTCTTTGACCAAACACATGAGAACtcatacaggagagaaaccctttgtctgctctgaatgtggtaaaagatttgCTGAAAAAATTCATGTGGTAGTACACATGAGAACTCACTCTGGAGAACagcccttcagctgctctgaatgtGGTAAAACATTTATCTACAAAGCTGGTCTGACCAGACACATGTTAGTTCACACTAAACAGAAATCCTTTATCTGCTCAGAGTGTGGCAAAAACTTTACACTCAGACAACATCTCACACAACATATGATAACACACTCGGGagaaaaacccttcagctgctctgaatgtggcaaaaaatttacACGACAAGGTTATCTGAAGGTCCACAAGTCAATTCACATTAGAGAGAAAGTTGAAACTCAAGGGATGAATACATGA
- the LOC121524048 gene encoding zinc finger protein 436-like, translating into MPGVKDLSVFPEEVQQLSVSEEEMSTDLQERNSCLNQEITEAPHLKEEPEELLSSQEGKQYHWLENADIIKFTFVPVPVKNEKDEEKLHSQLQQRPTELMETPADEENCAEAAAWYDDPEGHLQPETEVRSEDSSEAETDDSADWRETTEHQPGINTVENIKNKRSETSWKKKRYHCSECGRIYKMKKQLMKHMILHSGEKPVSCSKCGKMFSRRGYLTKHMREHLEEKPGQSECGKEIDRTNHMLVHTRQKFFSCTVCGKTFICKASLARHRRTHSGGKRFGCSICGKTFDSMGELDKHRRTHSRKKPFRCSECVFPVEVHQLFEKKEEVLLDQQERDAIRNQDIIKSPYIKDEPEELWDSQKGEQLHKPENTHIIKFTFVPAPMKSEEEEDKPQSTHLLQIKTEQMENGCDGEDFGEPSATTYLDPERILQTETEIKSEDSSGIETDDSADWMETTEQQSGSKPVGKVKNNGRKRDKRAHRCTECGKRFKRKGHLNYHMTVHSSEKPFSCSECGKGFKIQWSLKEHMRTHTGEKPFDCSECGKRFASKPNLKRHMRTHSGDKPFICSECGQRFAQNISLANHMTIHNRQKPFSCSECGKNFTLKHHLTKHMITHSGDKPFSCSECGQKFTLKHHLRVHMVTHSGDKHFSCSECGQRFAHQSSLTRHIMLVHAKQKRKNSLTQCYSAQRNQRAKSLKNSFARATV; encoded by the exons ATGCCCGGGGTTAAGGATCTTTcag TTTTTCCTGAGGAGGTCCAACAGCTTTCAGTGAGTGAAGAAGAGATGTCCACTGATCTGCAGGAGAGGAACTCCTGTCTGAACCAGGAGATTACCGAGGCCCCACATTTGAAAGAGGAACCGGAGGAATTGTTGAGCAGTCAGGAAGGAAAGCAGTATCACTGGCTAGAGAATGCTGATATAATCAAGTTCACATTTGTTCCTGTCcctgtcaaaaatgaaaaagatgaagAGAAACTTCACTCACAGCTTCAGCAAAGACCTACTGAACTGATGGAAACACCAGCTGATGAGGAAAACTGTGCAGAAGCAGCAGCTTGGTATGATGATCCAGAGGGACATTTACAACCAGAGACTGAGGTGAGGAGTGAGGACTCTTCTGAAGCTGAAactgatgacagtgctgattGGAGGGAGACAACAGAACATCAGCCAGGTATAAACACAGTGGAAAACATCAAGAATAAGAGAAGTGAAACTTCTTGGAAGAAGAAACGATATcactgctctgagtgtggtagaatatataaaatgaaaaagcagcTAATGAAACATATGATACTTCACTCAGGAGAGAAACCTGTCAGCTGTtctaaatgtggtaaaatgttTTCTCGACGAGGGTATTTGACCAAACACATGAGAGAACACTTAGAAGAGAAACCTGGTCAGTCTGAGTGTGGCAAAGAAATTGACCGAACCAATCACATGTTAGTTCACACAAGACAGAAATTCTTCAGCTGTACTGTGTGTGGTAAAACATTCATCTGTAAAGCTTCCCTGGCCAGACACCGGAGAACTCATTCAGGAGGGAAACGCTTCGGATGCTCGATTTGTGGTAAAACATTTGACAGTATGGGTGAGCTGGACAAGCACAGGAGAACTCATTCAAGAAAGAAGCCTTTTAgatgctctgagtgtg TCTTTCCTGTGGAGGTCCATCAGctttttgagaaaaaagaagaggtgTTGCTTGATCAGCAGGAGAGAGACGCTATTCGAAACCAGGATATTATCAAGTCTCCATATATTAAAGATGAACCAGAGGAATTGTGGGACAGTCAGAAGGGTGAGCAACTTCACAAACCAGAAAACACTCATATCATCAAGTTCACTTTTGTTCCTGCCCCTATGAAgagtgaagaagaggaggacaaACCTCAGTCTACACATCTTcttcaaataaaaactgaacagatGGAAAATGGATGTGATGGAGAGGACTTTGGAGAACCGAGTGCAACCACGTACCTTGATCCAGAGAGAATTCTACAAACAGAGACTGAGATCAAGAGTGAGGACTCCTCTGGGATTGAGACTGATGACAGCGCTGATTGGATGGAGACAACTGAACAGCAGTCAGGTTCAAAGCCAGtgggaaaagtaaaaaataatggtAGAAAAAGGGATAAGAGAGCACATCGCTGCACTGAGTGTGGGAAAAGATTTAAACGTAAAGGTCATCTTAATTATCACATGACAGTTCACTCAtcagagaaacccttcagctgctcagagtgTGGTAAAGGTTTTAAAATCCAGTGGTCTCTTAAGGAGCATATGAGaactcacacaggagagaaaccctttgaCTGCTCTgaatgtggtaaaagatttgCATCAAAACCCAATTTGAAAAGACATATGAGAACTCACTCTGGGGACAAACCCTTCATATGCTCTGAGTGTGGTCAAAGATTTGCACAAAACATTTCTTTGGCCAACCATATGACTATTCACAATAGACAGAAACCTTTTAGCTGCTCTGAGTGCGGTAAAAATTTTACCCTCAAGCATCATCTCACAAAACATATGATAACACACTCGGGAGacaaacccttcagctgctctgagtgtggccAAAAATTTACCCTTAAACATCATCTTAGAGTGCATATGGTAACACACTCAGGAGACAAACActtcagctgctcagagtgTGGTCAGAGATTTGCCCACCAAAGTTCTCTGACCAGACATATCATGTTAGTTCACGctaaacaaaagagaaaaaactctTTGACCCAGTGTTACTCTGCCCAGcgcaaccaaagagccaaatcgTTGAAAAATagctttgcaagagccacagtctaa